Proteins encoded by one window of Simiduia curdlanivorans:
- the lolB gene encoding lipoprotein insertase outer membrane protein LolB: protein MNEVNRWLCSWRRLAFVCAFALLLQACAGKHMPVPADAELDRREQQLMNIERWSFNGKLGVKAPGESASVYITWHQQQQDYVIGLQGPLGQGSAKMSGTERGAVLEQDGERYQSDDAESLVFQRFGWQLPVQQLKYWLRALPAPASADERQLERDEQGLLLSQQQAGWSLQYSQYHWVGEQALPGKIKAESAALGVRLILVINQWQLEANTLGASQ, encoded by the coding sequence ATGAATGAAGTAAACCGGTGGTTGTGTTCGTGGCGTCGTTTGGCCTTTGTGTGTGCCTTCGCTTTGTTGCTTCAGGCCTGCGCCGGCAAGCATATGCCCGTGCCCGCCGACGCCGAGCTCGATCGGCGCGAGCAACAATTAATGAACATTGAGCGCTGGTCCTTCAACGGCAAGCTGGGTGTTAAGGCACCTGGCGAAAGTGCGTCTGTCTACATTACCTGGCATCAGCAGCAGCAAGATTATGTGATAGGCCTACAGGGCCCCTTGGGGCAGGGTAGCGCCAAAATGTCGGGCACGGAAAGGGGCGCAGTGCTCGAGCAGGATGGCGAGCGCTACCAGTCAGATGATGCGGAAAGCTTGGTGTTCCAGCGTTTTGGCTGGCAGCTGCCGGTGCAGCAGTTGAAATATTGGCTGCGCGCCTTGCCCGCACCGGCGAGCGCCGATGAGCGCCAATTAGAGCGCGACGAGCAAGGCCTGTTGCTCAGCCAGCAACAGGCCGGTTGGAGCCTGCAGTACAGTCAGTACCATTGGGTGGGCGAGCAGGCGCTGCCGGGCAAAATCAAAGCCGAGTCGGCCGCGCTCGGGGTGCGCTTAATCTTAGTAATTAATCAGTGGCAATTAGAGGCAAATACGCTAGGGGCAAGTCAGTAG
- the ispE gene encoding 4-(cytidine 5'-diphospho)-2-C-methyl-D-erythritol kinase — protein MPDQMTTLRWPAPAKLNLCLHITGRRPDGYHNLQTLFQLLNYGDFLEFHPADDGRVALAQPMRDVAEADNLVVKAARALQQATGCTKGATISIDKRIPLGGGLGGGSSNAATTLVALNYLWSTGLSLPHLAEVGLQLGADVPVFIMGQTAWAEGIGERLTPVQMPGLWYLVVTPNCHVSTAAIFSNKDLTRDTADITVAAFLEQGGQNDCQALVATLYPQVRQVIDWLNQFGAAQMTGTGASVYCAFASAEAAQAVLCILPKRWQGFVAQAVNASPLHNLLQEVDVTGA, from the coding sequence ATGCCAGATCAAATGACAACCTTGCGCTGGCCCGCGCCAGCCAAATTAAACCTGTGTTTACACATCACCGGCCGCCGTCCGGATGGCTACCATAATCTGCAAACCTTGTTTCAATTGCTCAATTACGGCGATTTCCTAGAGTTCCACCCCGCTGACGATGGGCGCGTGGCGTTGGCGCAACCCATGCGCGATGTGGCCGAGGCCGACAACCTCGTGGTTAAGGCTGCTAGAGCCCTACAGCAAGCAACGGGCTGCACTAAGGGGGCGACCATTAGCATCGACAAGCGCATTCCCCTAGGGGGCGGCTTGGGCGGTGGCTCCTCGAACGCGGCGACCACCTTGGTGGCGTTAAATTATCTTTGGTCGACCGGCTTGAGTTTGCCCCATTTGGCCGAGGTTGGGCTGCAGCTGGGTGCCGATGTGCCGGTGTTTATCATGGGCCAAACGGCATGGGCTGAAGGTATCGGCGAGCGCTTGACGCCAGTGCAGATGCCGGGCCTTTGGTATCTGGTGGTCACGCCAAATTGCCACGTCTCTACCGCCGCAATATTTTCAAACAAAGATTTGACAAGAGACACAGCCGACATTACAGTAGCGGCCTTTCTTGAGCAGGGTGGGCAGAATGACTGCCAAGCGTTGGTTGCAACGCTCTACCCTCAAGTGCGCCAAGTCATTGATTGGCTTAATCAATTTGGTGCAGCTCAGATGACTGGAACAGGTGCCAGTGTGTATTGCGCCTTCGCCAGTGCAGAAGCAGCACAAGCCGTTTTGTGTATTCTGCCGAAGCGTTGGCAAGGGTTTGTAGCGCAAGCTGTAAACGCATCACCCTTACATAATCTGTTACAGGAAGTTGACGTTACTGGGGCATAG
- a CDS encoding ribose-phosphate pyrophosphokinase has product MVFTGNANPALAQKIVDQLGLPLGDASVNKFSDGEISVELNENVRGCDVFVVQSTCAPTNDNLMELIVMVDALRRASAGRITAVVPYFGYARQDRRVRSARVPITAKVVADMMVAVGVDRVLTVDLHAEQIQGFFDVPVDNVYGSSVLIEDIEQQKFEDLVVVSPDIGGVVRARAVAKQLDIELAIIDKRRPKANMAEVMNLIGDVDGRTCLLIDDMVDTAGTLCSAAAALKARGAKKVVAYCTHAVLSGKAIANLDGSVLDELVVTDSIPLSEAASQCSRIRQLTLSRMLAEAVRRLSNEESLSAMFRM; this is encoded by the coding sequence ATGGTCTTTACCGGCAACGCAAATCCTGCGTTGGCGCAAAAAATCGTTGATCAATTGGGGCTGCCTTTAGGCGATGCCAGTGTTAATAAATTCTCCGATGGCGAAATTTCCGTAGAGCTGAACGAAAACGTGCGCGGCTGCGATGTTTTTGTTGTGCAATCTACTTGTGCGCCCACCAACGACAACTTAATGGAGTTGATCGTCATGGTCGACGCCTTGCGTCGCGCCTCCGCTGGTCGCATCACCGCCGTGGTTCCCTATTTCGGTTACGCTCGTCAAGATCGTCGGGTGCGTTCAGCTCGCGTACCTATTACGGCAAAAGTTGTGGCCGATATGATGGTTGCGGTGGGTGTCGATCGGGTGTTGACCGTTGACCTACACGCCGAGCAGATTCAAGGCTTCTTCGATGTGCCGGTTGATAACGTCTACGGCTCGTCGGTATTAATTGAAGATATCGAGCAGCAAAAATTTGAAGATTTAGTTGTGGTATCGCCCGATATTGGCGGTGTGGTGCGCGCTCGCGCGGTAGCCAAGCAATTAGATATCGAACTCGCCATCATCGACAAGCGTCGCCCGAAAGCCAATATGGCCGAAGTGATGAATCTGATTGGCGACGTCGATGGCCGCACCTGTTTGTTAATCGATGACATGGTCGACACGGCCGGCACCTTGTGTAGTGCAGCCGCGGCGTTGAAAGCGCGCGGCGCCAAGAAAGTGGTGGCCTACTGTACCCACGCCGTACTCTCCGGCAAGGCTATCGCAAATTTAGACGGTTCAGTTTTGGATGAATTGGTGGTTACCGATTCGATTCCCCTGAGCGAAGCGGCCAGCCAGTGCAGCCGCATTCGCCAATTGACCCTATCGAGAATGTTAGCTGAGGCGGTGCGCCGCTTAAGCAATGAAGAATCACTGAGTGCCATGTTCCGCATGTAA
- a CDS encoding 50S ribosomal protein L25/general stress protein Ctc, whose translation MSDAFTIIAEKRDLEGKGASRRLRRLAGKVPGIVYGGKTAPANVQLVHKDLVKSLENEAFYSHIISLVIDGKAEDVILKDLQRHPSKPQILHADFQRVVRGQKMHVRVPLHFVNEATAKGVKQGGGIVSHLMTDLEINVLPKDLPEFIEVDVANLGLGESLHISDLKLPKGVESIELSHGAEHDQPVVSIIKPRGMAADDTSTDEAEGEASAE comes from the coding sequence ATGTCTGATGCATTTACAATTATCGCTGAAAAGCGTGACCTTGAAGGGAAAGGTGCGAGCCGCCGCCTTCGTCGTCTCGCTGGCAAGGTTCCAGGTATCGTTTACGGTGGTAAAACTGCCCCAGCTAACGTTCAGCTCGTCCACAAAGACCTAGTAAAGTCTTTGGAGAACGAAGCTTTTTACTCGCACATCATCTCTTTGGTGATCGACGGTAAAGCCGAAGACGTTATCCTGAAGGATCTGCAGCGTCACCCATCTAAGCCGCAAATTCTGCACGCTGATTTCCAGCGCGTTGTTCGCGGTCAGAAGATGCACGTACGCGTTCCTTTGCACTTCGTTAACGAAGCAACGGCGAAGGGCGTTAAGCAAGGCGGCGGTATCGTTTCTCACTTGATGACAGACTTGGAAATCAACGTATTGCCAAAAGATCTGCCGGAGTTCATTGAAGTTGATGTGGCCAACCTTGGCTTGGGCGAAAGCTTGCACATCTCTGATCTGAAATTGCCAAAAGGCGTTGAGTCTATTGAATTGTCACACGGCGCAGAGCACGACCAGCCCGTTGTTAGTATCATCAAGCCACGCGGTATGGCGGCTGATGACACCAGCACTGACGAAGCTGAAGGCGAAGCTAGCGCAGAGTAA
- the pth gene encoding aminoacyl-tRNA hydrolase — MSDPIKLIVGLGNPGQEYDRTRHNAGADFVFELARQFNAQLVPDNKVFGLTARIIIGSQDVRLLIPTTFMNRSGQSVAALATFFKIEPEAILVAHDELDLAPGIARLKVGGGHGGHNGLRDMISSLANNKNFMRLRIGIGHPGHASQVSGYVLKRAPLAEQQLIDDAIADALRQIKPTVAGDIEAAMRELHTKK; from the coding sequence ATGAGCGATCCAATTAAACTCATTGTTGGCCTGGGAAATCCCGGCCAAGAGTACGATCGGACGCGACATAATGCAGGGGCCGATTTCGTTTTTGAGCTAGCGCGTCAATTCAACGCGCAATTAGTGCCCGACAATAAAGTCTTTGGTTTAACCGCCAGAATAATTATTGGCAGCCAAGATGTGCGTTTACTCATTCCCACCACCTTTATGAACCGCAGTGGTCAGTCTGTGGCCGCGCTGGCGACATTTTTTAAAATTGAGCCGGAAGCGATTTTAGTCGCACACGATGAATTAGATTTAGCTCCGGGCATTGCGCGCTTAAAAGTGGGCGGCGGTCACGGTGGTCACAATGGCTTGCGCGATATGATTAGCTCGCTCGCCAACAACAAGAATTTTATGCGCTTGCGAATAGGTATTGGCCATCCAGGCCATGCCAGTCAGGTCTCAGGCTACGTGCTAAAGCGTGCACCGTTAGCGGAACAACAACTTATCGACGATGCCATTGCCGATGCCTTGCGCCAAATAAAGCCCACCGTGGCTGGCGACATAGAGGCGGCGATGCGCGAATTGCACACCAAGAAATAA
- the ychF gene encoding redox-regulated ATPase YchF, whose product MGFNCGIVGLPNVGKSTLFNALTNAGIGAENFPFCTIEPNAGVVAVPDPRQDKLAEIVKPERVVATTMEFIDIAGIVAGASKGEGLGNKFLANIRETDAIAHVVRCFDDDNVIHVANGVNPAADIEVINTELALADLEAVDKALNRYAKAAKGQDKHAMAMKAVLEKIQPHLNEAKPLRSFGLDKDELLLLKEINLLTLKPTMYIANVGEDGFENNPHLDVVTKIAAEEKSVVVPICNKLEADIAELDGEDKAEFLAEMGMEEPGLNRVIRAGYQLLGLQTYFTAGVKEVRAWTIKIGATAPQAAGVIHTDFEKGFIRAETIAYDDFVEYKGEQGAKNAGKSRKEGKEYVVKDGDVLHFLFNV is encoded by the coding sequence ATGGGCTTTAATTGTGGAATTGTAGGTTTGCCAAACGTGGGCAAGTCCACCTTGTTTAATGCACTGACCAATGCGGGTATAGGTGCAGAAAACTTTCCGTTCTGCACCATCGAGCCCAATGCTGGCGTAGTGGCCGTGCCCGATCCGCGCCAAGATAAGCTGGCCGAAATAGTTAAGCCCGAGCGCGTGGTAGCCACCACCATGGAGTTTATCGATATCGCCGGTATCGTCGCGGGCGCGTCAAAAGGTGAAGGCCTAGGGAATAAGTTTCTCGCCAATATTCGCGAAACCGATGCCATTGCTCACGTGGTGCGCTGCTTTGACGACGACAACGTTATTCACGTGGCTAACGGTGTAAACCCTGCGGCCGACATCGAAGTGATCAACACCGAGTTGGCGCTGGCTGATTTGGAAGCCGTTGATAAGGCGCTAAATCGTTATGCCAAGGCCGCAAAAGGTCAAGACAAACACGCCATGGCCATGAAGGCCGTATTGGAAAAAATTCAGCCGCATTTAAATGAAGCCAAGCCCTTGCGCTCTTTTGGCTTGGATAAAGACGAGTTGCTGTTGTTGAAAGAAATTAATTTGTTAACGCTTAAGCCCACCATGTATATCGCCAATGTGGGTGAAGACGGGTTCGAAAATAACCCACATTTAGACGTGGTGACTAAAATCGCAGCCGAAGAAAAGTCTGTGGTTGTGCCAATTTGCAACAAGCTAGAGGCCGATATCGCCGAGTTAGATGGCGAAGATAAGGCTGAGTTTCTGGCTGAAATGGGTATGGAAGAGCCTGGTTTAAACCGCGTTATTCGCGCTGGCTACCAGCTCTTAGGATTGCAGACTTACTTCACTGCCGGAGTGAAAGAAGTGCGCGCCTGGACCATTAAAATTGGCGCAACGGCACCGCAAGCGGCAGGTGTTATCCACACGGATTTTGAAAAAGGTTTCATCCGCGCCGAGACCATAGCCTATGACGACTTTGTTGAATACAAGGGCGAGCAGGGCGCGAAAAATGCGGGTAAGTCGCGCAAGGAAGGTAAGGAATATGTGGTTAAAGATGGTGATGTGTTGCATTTTTTGTTTAATGTTTAA
- a CDS encoding DUF2167 domain-containing protein has translation MLNVTRLTLALLLISSLTSISFAQTTETAAPETPSSETINAETTDTELSSEEQAYQQWAVDFLDSLNPQTGTIALPGGIANLEVPEGFYYLSPEDAKRVLEEAWGNPESELGWGMLFPAGYTPIDGAAWGVTIDYEAEGHVADEDAAEIDYDELLEDMQADTKSESTFRVDAGFDAISLIGWAAQPYYDAETHKLYWAKELKFGDAEENTLNYNVRILGREGVLVLNFIASMPQLAEIEAARNDVLAMASFTDGNRYTQFDPAIDQVAAYGIGGLIAGKVLAKTGLIAVALVFLKKFWFLLFLPLIWLKNVIFKKKDAQQTRS, from the coding sequence ATGCTTAACGTTACACGCTTAACCCTTGCCCTATTACTAATCTCCAGTCTAACCAGCATCAGCTTCGCGCAGACTACCGAAACCGCCGCGCCTGAAACACCAAGCAGCGAAACAATAAATGCTGAAACAACAGATACGGAATTATCCAGCGAAGAACAGGCCTACCAACAATGGGCGGTCGATTTTCTAGACTCGCTTAACCCCCAAACCGGCACCATTGCACTACCCGGTGGCATTGCCAATTTAGAAGTGCCCGAAGGCTTCTATTATTTGTCGCCAGAAGACGCCAAGCGGGTGCTGGAGGAAGCTTGGGGCAATCCCGAGAGCGAACTTGGTTGGGGCATGCTATTTCCCGCAGGATACACACCTATTGATGGCGCAGCCTGGGGCGTAACAATCGACTACGAAGCCGAAGGTCATGTGGCCGATGAGGATGCCGCAGAGATTGATTACGACGAATTGCTCGAAGACATGCAGGCCGATACCAAGAGCGAATCTACGTTTAGGGTTGACGCTGGCTTCGACGCCATCTCGCTTATCGGTTGGGCAGCACAACCTTACTACGATGCCGAAACCCATAAACTCTATTGGGCGAAGGAGTTAAAGTTCGGCGACGCGGAGGAAAACACGCTGAACTACAACGTTAGAATTCTAGGCCGCGAAGGCGTTCTGGTTCTAAACTTTATCGCATCCATGCCGCAATTGGCGGAAATTGAAGCCGCGCGCAACGACGTATTAGCCATGGCCAGCTTTACCGACGGCAATCGCTACACCCAGTTCGACCCCGCTATAGACCAAGTTGCGGCCTATGGCATTGGCGGCCTCATCGCGGGCAAGGTATTGGCCAAGACAGGCTTAATTGCCGTGGCTTTGGTTTTCCTCAAGAAGTTCTGGTTCCTATTATTTTTACCGCTCATTTGGCTGAAAAATGTAATCTTCAAAAAGAAAGACGCGCAACAAACCAGATCGTAA
- a CDS encoding sterol desaturase family protein produces the protein MAQLITVLAAPFYLILIALELWVDKKRGTQFYRLNDAIASMSLGVISRTHRLILFALGAYLMAEWLPKSELIPWQDYPVLTWLVAFIGYDLIYYWNHRLNHEINCLWAGHVVHHQSEDYNLSTALRQTSGGFFDWIFAIPLYLIGIPADIIVASAGFNLLYQFWVHTQHIDKCGWMEKWFVTPSHHRVHHAQNPLYWDRNYGGVFIIWDKMFGSFQAERKDTPIIYGVSRALHTMNPLRANLQVWWYLLRDAIYCNSVWDKIRIWFMPTGWRPVDMESKLPFAKPDLDNFTKYNPPVDKVMQAYAMFQFSAGLITGFYFIFHFADLAIGLKLLGWLFVTLPLISTGHLLDQGSLRWELLRYSLTVIGFALCWQLLSLTTTLIFGSYLALNLPLLMLLLKNRATKIA, from the coding sequence ATGGCGCAACTCATTACTGTTTTAGCAGCCCCTTTTTATCTCATCCTTATCGCCCTTGAGCTTTGGGTTGATAAAAAGCGCGGCACCCAGTTCTATCGCCTTAACGATGCCATCGCCAGCATGTCGCTCGGTGTTATCTCGCGCACCCATCGGCTCATTTTATTTGCCTTAGGCGCCTATCTAATGGCGGAATGGCTACCCAAGTCAGAGCTTATTCCCTGGCAAGACTACCCAGTGTTAACCTGGCTAGTGGCGTTCATCGGCTACGATCTCATCTACTATTGGAATCATCGCCTGAACCATGAAATTAACTGCCTTTGGGCCGGCCATGTGGTGCACCATCAAAGCGAAGACTACAACCTAAGCACCGCGCTGCGCCAAACCAGCGGTGGCTTTTTCGATTGGATATTTGCCATCCCCCTGTACCTCATAGGCATTCCGGCCGACATCATTGTCGCCAGCGCCGGCTTCAACTTGCTCTATCAATTTTGGGTGCACACCCAACATATCGACAAATGTGGCTGGATGGAAAAGTGGTTTGTCACGCCGTCGCACCACCGCGTGCACCACGCGCAGAATCCACTCTACTGGGATAGAAACTACGGCGGTGTTTTTATTATCTGGGATAAAATGTTTGGCAGTTTTCAAGCAGAGCGAAAAGATACCCCTATCATCTACGGCGTCAGCCGCGCACTACACACCATGAACCCGCTGCGGGCTAACCTTCAGGTGTGGTGGTACTTGTTGCGAGATGCCATCTATTGCAACAGTGTCTGGGACAAAATTCGCATTTGGTTTATGCCAACCGGTTGGCGGCCTGTTGATATGGAATCAAAACTACCGTTCGCGAAGCCAGATCTCGACAACTTTACGAAATATAACCCCCCCGTCGATAAGGTCATGCAAGCCTACGCGATGTTCCAATTCAGTGCAGGGCTCATCACCGGCTTTTACTTTATTTTTCACTTCGCCGATTTGGCGATAGGTTTAAAGTTGCTGGGCTGGCTTTTTGTGACCTTGCCACTGATCAGCACCGGCCATTTGCTAGACCAGGGCTCACTACGCTGGGAGCTATTGCGCTATTCATTAACGGTGATAGGCTTCGCACTCTGCTGGCAACTGTTGTCCTTAACGACCACGCTCATCTTCGGCAGTTATCTGGCGCTAAATTTACCCTTACTTATGTTATTGTTGAAAAACCGCGCCACCAAAATTGCCTAA
- a CDS encoding TonB-dependent receptor yields the protein MISPKSTLRRYAPSSLSLAIATALSTLALPTLAQDFALEEITVTAQKRAESVDDVPITINAFAADGIRELGAQNVNDLGTFIPGVETNVGDTSQASFTIRGISTNDFGSGSDPAVAVYVDGVYTGHGGSALVNFNDIDRVEVLKGPQGTLFGRNAAAGAISITTTAPSQETEGYVDVQMGNYNKQKIALGFNAGLTDTVALRVSGYTNTRDGFITNASTNGIAPDNLWIEDDQGVVGALLWQAGDNTDVTLRADYNKEDTDGPIGSSFTLAPDNLYDNYTTDNAGYNDRTIRGTSLTISHDFDNYTFTSITAKRGYEFHQNEEEDGTDNPRFFLTTDTIEKQDQVSQEFRLNYADEKLKWFVGASYFKDEIDQTYLVDATTLTLDTFFLVDTCKKGLEASTPICQDNYPNPADFVNTYTPRRAGMDGFIRNNIAPLFGGALTEIDITNAVDANMGPNDDGLPWQEAMHNKRELTSYALYGDMTYSFTDKWDVTLGLRWSQDSKDFEIQSNYTNYILIPTLAGGVPTDMIPGAPTAIPFGLIFADQIGDPEGSTNPEKKDDTWSSVDPRLVVNYIASDDTMFFGSIAKGYKAGGFNSLGDDPAFDPEDVLNFELGMKSKMMDGRMRLNSSVYAFTYDNLQILKLSGPEGVIPTYNVKNADAEGMGFEFDWQFLATENLMLGANYGYVKTEYTSYNQFPGDEPDFTLVGEPLSSMPEHKFNAMAEYTLHFAGDLALRLRGDYNYTGERVNNTGADQGYTIDAFNILNARATLENDGGDWSVALYANNLTDEEYLWDIGGTGDGLGSPVATRGMPRMYGIQGRYNF from the coding sequence ATGATTTCTCCGAAGAGCACACTTCGCCGCTACGCCCCCAGCAGTTTATCGCTGGCGATAGCCACAGCACTTTCTACTTTAGCATTACCTACGCTGGCGCAGGACTTTGCGCTGGAAGAGATCACCGTAACCGCACAAAAGCGCGCCGAATCGGTAGACGACGTACCGATCACCATTAATGCCTTCGCGGCAGACGGCATCCGCGAGCTGGGCGCTCAAAACGTTAACGACCTAGGTACCTTTATCCCCGGCGTAGAGACCAACGTTGGCGATACCAGCCAGGCGAGCTTCACCATCCGCGGCATCTCTACCAATGACTTCGGTTCAGGTTCAGACCCAGCCGTAGCGGTTTATGTGGATGGCGTTTACACCGGTCACGGCGGTAGCGCTCTGGTTAACTTTAACGACATAGATCGCGTTGAAGTATTGAAAGGCCCGCAGGGTACCCTGTTTGGCCGCAACGCCGCCGCTGGCGCCATCAGCATTACCACGACAGCACCGTCACAAGAAACCGAAGGTTATGTTGACGTGCAGATGGGTAACTACAACAAGCAAAAAATCGCGCTTGGCTTCAACGCCGGCCTAACCGATACCGTCGCGCTGCGCGTTAGCGGTTACACCAATACCCGCGATGGTTTTATCACTAACGCCTCCACCAACGGCATCGCACCCGACAATCTTTGGATTGAAGACGATCAGGGCGTGGTGGGTGCACTCCTGTGGCAAGCCGGCGACAACACCGACGTGACCTTGCGCGCTGATTACAACAAAGAAGACACAGACGGCCCCATCGGTTCCAGCTTTACCTTGGCGCCTGACAACTTATACGACAACTACACCACCGATAACGCCGGTTACAACGACCGCACTATTCGCGGCACCAGCTTAACCATCAGCCACGATTTCGATAACTACACCTTCACCTCTATCACCGCCAAGCGCGGTTACGAGTTCCACCAGAACGAAGAGGAAGACGGCACAGACAATCCACGCTTCTTTTTAACCACCGACACCATCGAAAAACAAGATCAGGTCAGCCAAGAATTCCGCCTGAACTATGCGGATGAAAAGCTCAAGTGGTTTGTGGGTGCGAGCTACTTTAAAGATGAGATTGATCAAACCTACTTAGTTGATGCCACCACATTAACACTCGACACATTCTTCCTAGTTGACACATGTAAAAAGGGCCTTGAGGCGTCGACACCAATTTGTCAAGATAACTATCCGAACCCTGCTGATTTCGTTAACACCTACACCCCCAGAAGAGCTGGGATGGACGGATTTATTCGGAATAACATTGCTCCTTTATTCGGAGGTGCACTAACCGAGATTGACATCACTAACGCCGTAGACGCGAATATGGGTCCAAATGATGATGGTTTGCCTTGGCAGGAAGCCATGCACAATAAACGTGAACTAACAAGTTACGCCTTATATGGTGATATGACCTATTCATTCACTGATAAATGGGATGTCACTTTAGGTTTACGCTGGAGCCAAGACAGTAAAGACTTTGAAATTCAATCAAACTATACCAATTATATCCTCATCCCAACACTTGCAGGTGGCGTCCCAACCGATATGATTCCGGGAGCACCAACAGCGATACCTTTTGGCCTGATTTTCGCTGATCAAATTGGAGATCCTGAAGGATCAACCAACCCAGAAAAGAAGGATGACACTTGGAGCTCTGTTGACCCACGCCTAGTCGTCAACTATATCGCCTCTGACGACACTATGTTCTTCGGCTCTATCGCCAAGGGCTACAAGGCCGGTGGTTTTAACAGCCTAGGTGATGATCCAGCGTTTGACCCGGAAGACGTACTCAACTTTGAGCTCGGTATGAAGTCGAAGATGATGGATGGCCGTATGCGCCTCAACTCATCGGTCTATGCCTTTACTTACGACAACCTCCAGATTTTAAAGCTATCTGGTCCTGAGGGCGTCATCCCAACCTACAACGTAAAAAATGCTGACGCAGAGGGCATGGGTTTTGAATTTGATTGGCAGTTCCTAGCCACAGAAAATTTAATGCTGGGCGCTAACTATGGCTATGTGAAAACAGAGTACACCAGTTATAACCAGTTCCCCGGCGATGAACCAGATTTCACTTTAGTTGGTGAGCCTCTGTCGTCAATGCCAGAGCACAAGTTTAACGCCATGGCGGAATATACCCTGCACTTCGCCGGCGACTTAGCCTTGCGTTTGCGCGGTGATTACAACTATACCGGCGAACGCGTTAACAACACCGGCGCAGATCAAGGTTACACCATCGATGCCTTCAACATTCTCAACGCCCGCGCAACCTTAGAAAATGACGGCGGCGATTGGTCTGTTGCGCTGTACGCCAACAACCTCACCGACGAAGAATATCTGTGGGATATCGGCGGTACCGGTGATGGCTTAGGCTCACCTGTTGCAACCCGCGGCATGCCACGTATGTACGGCATCCAAGGGCGCTATAACTTCTAA
- a CDS encoding DMT family transporter: MDQITGRWRLGLFLALSTALMWGLLPIALKGVLGAMDAITITWFRFFVSALLIGAYIQIKGGFPWRKLAARSMAIRFAVATVCLLGNFLLYLMGLDYTTASAAQVMIQVAPMLMLLLSLFLFNERFSVGQAFGVLLFVTGLLLFFNLRLEELLGAQGRYAFGVLLVFVAALIWAVYGVIQKQLHKSFTSMEILWLIFVVGAVVFAPKANFGSFQGLGSFEWICLIFAALNTIVAYGTFAYALQHWEASRVSATITLVPVITLLGVQLTNWLWPALIVVEPMNLLSWIGASLVVVGSMAAALLKARTRRISA; the protein is encoded by the coding sequence TTGGATCAAATAACAGGTCGCTGGCGATTGGGCTTATTTTTGGCATTGAGCACGGCGCTCATGTGGGGTTTGTTGCCTATCGCATTAAAAGGGGTGTTGGGCGCAATGGATGCGATCACCATCACCTGGTTTCGCTTCTTTGTTTCGGCTCTGTTGATTGGCGCCTATATCCAAATTAAGGGTGGTTTCCCTTGGCGCAAGTTGGCTGCTCGCAGTATGGCCATAAGGTTCGCTGTGGCCACGGTCTGTTTGTTGGGTAACTTTCTGTTGTACCTGATGGGGCTGGATTACACCACCGCGTCGGCGGCTCAGGTGATGATTCAGGTCGCGCCCATGCTCATGTTGCTATTGAGCCTTTTTTTATTTAACGAGCGCTTTTCCGTCGGTCAGGCTTTTGGCGTACTGTTATTTGTCACAGGGCTTTTACTGTTCTTCAACTTGCGTTTGGAGGAACTCCTTGGCGCCCAGGGGCGCTACGCTTTCGGTGTGTTGCTGGTCTTCGTTGCGGCGTTGATTTGGGCCGTGTACGGCGTGATTCAGAAGCAGTTGCATAAGAGCTTTACCTCGATGGAGATTCTCTGGCTCATATTTGTCGTTGGCGCCGTGGTATTTGCTCCCAAAGCCAACTTCGGTAGCTTTCAGGGCCTAGGCTCGTTTGAATGGATTTGCCTGATTTTTGCGGCGCTTAACACCATTGTTGCCTATGGCACCTTCGCCTATGCCCTACAGCATTGGGAGGCGAGCAGGGTTAGCGCCACCATTACCCTGGTGCCCGTGATTACGCTCTTGGGGGTGCAGCTGACCAACTGGCTCTGGCCGGCCTTAATTGTGGTGGAGCCAATGAATTTGCTTAGTTGGATTGGCGCATCCCTCGTCGTTGTAGGCTCCATGGCCGCAGCGCTATTAAAAGCGCGCACAAGGCGAATTAGCGCTTGA
- a CDS encoding helix-turn-helix domain-containing protein has protein sequence MIRCHLARMMGEHKMRVADVARETGLSRATITLLYKETAQKVDLEAIEKLCLLFECRVGDLLELTQA, from the coding sequence ATGATCCGCTGCCATCTCGCCCGTATGATGGGCGAACACAAGATGCGTGTTGCCGACGTCGCCCGCGAAACCGGCCTTAGCCGCGCCACTATCACGCTGCTCTACAAAGAAACGGCCCAAAAAGTAGATCTGGAAGCCATTGAAAAGCTGTGCCTGCTATTTGAATGCCGAGTAGGCGACCTACTTGAGCTGACGCAAGCATAA